In Humulus lupulus chromosome 7, drHumLupu1.1, whole genome shotgun sequence, the following are encoded in one genomic region:
- the LOC133791768 gene encoding secreted RxLR effector protein 161-like, whose amino-acid sequence MENVPYAEAIGSVMYAMISTKPDLAFGVSVLSRYMSNLGEEHWKGLKWLLRYIKTTLTHGLKFKKTGSKVELEGYVDSEYALNKDTRKSITSYCFQLNTCCISWKSQSQSMVTLSTTEAEFMATTEAFKEAFWIKGILKELSLMKGKATVYSDSQCAIHLSKNPVYHERSKHIDIRMFWIRDKIEEGEIELEKVPSEENPADAGTKALSISRFKHYLELLNIGPG is encoded by the coding sequence ATGGAAAATGTACCATATGCTGAAGCAATTGGTAGTGTCATGTATGCCATGATTAGCACCAAACCAGATCTTGCTTTTGGAGTAAGTGTTTTGAGCAGATACATGTCCAATCTAGGTGAGGAACACTGGAAAGGACTCAAATGGTTGTTGAGATACATAAAAACAACTTTAACACATGGTTTAAAGTTCAAGAAGACAGGGTCTAAAGTGGAACTTGAAGGATATGTAGACTCAGAGTATGCATTAAACAAAGACACCAGAAAGTCTATAACAAGCTATTGTTTTCAATTGAATACATGTTGCATTAGTTGGAAATCTCAGTCTCAATCAATGGTAACCTTATCAACAACAGAAGCAGAGTTCATGGCAACAACTGAAGCATTCAAGGAAGCTTTCTGGATCAAAGGAATTCTGAAGGAACTGAGTTTGATGAAAGGCAAGGCAACTGTGTATTCAGATAGTCAATGTGCAATACACTTGAGCAAAAACCCTGTCTACCATGAAAGATCGAAACATATTGACATAAGAATGTTTTGGATCAGAGACAAGATAGAAGAAGGAGAAATAGAGCTTGAAAAGGTACCCAGTGAAGAGAATCCTGCTGATGCAGGGACCAAAGCTCTCTCCATAAGCAGATTCAAACACTATTTGGAACTGCTTAACATTGGACCAGGTTGA